The Candidatus Limnocylindrales bacterium genome has a segment encoding these proteins:
- a CDS encoding BamA/TamA family outer membrane protein — translation MNPITKRIVFLLFFVNLFFVQNEVFSASEESSELQTEAERQRLQKLQNIQPPNQSGVERGLVWLEGYFLEGILPNYKGFTPQVGTITSGSSIAFGGLYWKPNIGGSIIDLQVSGGYSILGYQEYELQIGRVTQKPTLFLEFPHFIGDIFQFGDIRQEDRDFFLYADLDYRNFPQQDFFGIGPNSLEDNRTDYKLEGATYDAVVGYQFNRWLRTGLRVGFIQVNIDRGTDESIPATQDVFNDISAPGLAKQPDFFRLSSSLIFNYRDVPGNPHRGGVLGFMFTRYQDLDEDQFSFNRFAFDARHYLPLGSPARVLAVRFFTSLDDTDEGNRVPFYLQETLGGSNTLQGFRSFRFQDTNLLYLAAEYRWEALDYLEFALFYDTGKVFADRSDFNLTDLEDSYGFGVRFKAPSSVIFRFDIGHSVEGTQLYFAFGSTF, via the coding sequence ATGAACCCAATAACAAAAAGGATTGTTTTCCTCCTCTTTTTTGTAAATCTATTTTTTGTCCAAAACGAAGTTTTCAGCGCCTCCGAAGAAAGTTCCGAGCTGCAAACCGAAGCGGAGCGACAACGTCTTCAAAAGCTTCAAAACATCCAGCCTCCCAACCAGAGTGGCGTGGAACGAGGGCTTGTCTGGTTAGAAGGCTATTTTCTTGAAGGCATACTTCCCAATTATAAAGGATTTACCCCTCAAGTAGGAACCATTACATCGGGTTCCAGCATCGCTTTTGGAGGACTTTACTGGAAGCCCAATATCGGCGGCTCGATCATTGACCTTCAAGTTTCTGGTGGCTATTCAATCTTGGGCTATCAGGAATACGAGTTGCAAATCGGAAGGGTTACCCAAAAACCGACCCTCTTTTTAGAATTCCCTCATTTTATCGGGGATATCTTCCAATTTGGTGATATTCGACAGGAGGATCGGGATTTTTTCCTTTACGCGGATCTGGATTATCGCAATTTTCCTCAGCAAGATTTTTTTGGTATTGGTCCGAACTCCCTGGAAGACAATCGAACTGATTATAAACTGGAAGGAGCTACCTATGATGCCGTCGTAGGGTATCAGTTTAACCGTTGGCTTCGTACCGGCCTCCGGGTGGGGTTTATACAGGTAAATATCGATCGGGGTACCGATGAGAGCATTCCAGCCACACAAGACGTATTCAATGATATTTCAGCCCCGGGATTGGCCAAACAACCGGACTTTTTTCGCCTGAGTAGCTCTCTAATCTTTAACTATCGGGATGTACCGGGAAATCCTCACCGGGGTGGAGTCTTAGGGTTTATGTTTACCCGATATCAGGATCTTGATGAGGATCAATTCAGCTTCAATCGTTTCGCCTTTGATGCTCGACATTACTTACCTTTAGGGTCACCTGCCCGGGTTCTTGCTGTTCGATTCTTTACTTCCCTGGATGACACCGATGAAGGAAATCGGGTTCCTTTTTACCTCCAGGAAACTTTAGGAGGAAGTAATACGCTGCAAGGCTTTCGTTCCTTTCGTTTTCAGGATACAAACTTGCTATACCTCGCCGCCGAATATCGATGGGAAGCCTTAGATTATCTGGAATTTGCCCTTTTTTATGATACAGGTAAGGTTTTTGCCGACCGGTCTGATTTTAATCTTACCGATTTAGAAGATAGTTACGGCTTTGGAGTCCGATTTAAAGCACCGAGTTCGGTCATCTTCCGGTTTGATATAGGTCACAGCGTCGAAGGTACTCAACTTTATTTTGCCTTTGGATCCACGTTTTAA
- the pgl gene encoding 6-phosphogluconolactonase yields MKPKIQIVTDAEALYRAAATEFMRRAREAVEAKGSFTVVLSGGSTPKGFYSLLVDDATFRNQIPWDRIYFFWGDERPVPPDHIESNYRMANEVMLSKVPVPPTHIHRIRGENPDAGKAAEEYEQVLRDFFQLSAEQLPRFDLVFLGLGSDAHTASLFPCTRALQEQKRLVVSNWVGKLYTNRVTLTVPVLNRAACVIFLVSGDEKALPLKAVLEGRYEPQQLPAQLIRPDPGELLWLVDHAAARLLQGDESCS; encoded by the coding sequence ATGAAACCCAAAATTCAGATTGTAACCGATGCCGAGGCCTTATATCGTGCAGCAGCTACAGAGTTTATGCGCCGGGCCAGAGAAGCGGTAGAAGCAAAAGGTTCCTTTACGGTGGTACTGTCCGGTGGTTCAACGCCCAAGGGATTTTACTCATTGTTGGTCGATGATGCAACCTTTCGAAACCAGATACCTTGGGACCGGATTTACTTCTTCTGGGGGGATGAACGTCCCGTTCCACCTGATCATATAGAGAGTAACTATCGCATGGCCAACGAGGTAATGTTATCCAAAGTACCCGTTCCACCAACCCATATCCATCGGATCAGAGGTGAGAATCCGGATGCCGGGAAAGCAGCCGAGGAATATGAGCAGGTATTACGAGATTTCTTTCAATTGTCGGCCGAACAACTTCCACGTTTCGATCTGGTGTTCCTGGGTCTTGGGTCCGATGCCCATACCGCTTCACTTTTTCCCTGTACAAGAGCATTACAGGAACAAAAACGACTGGTCGTCTCCAACTGGGTCGGAAAGTTGTATACCAATCGGGTAACCTTGACGGTACCCGTCTTGAACCGTGCAGCCTGTGTGATCTTCCTGGTGAGTGGAGATGAAAAAGCCCTGCCTTTGAAGGCAGTCCTTGAAGGAAGATATGAACCCCAACAACTCCCTGCCCAGTTGATTCGTCCAGACCCCGGAGAGTTACTCTGGCTGGTCGATCACGCCGCCGCACGTTTACTTCAAGGAGATGAATCCTGCAGCTAA
- a CDS encoding DUF1614 domain-containing protein, with product MEKYPHRLPIISLTYLTELIQAKVLDPSKVPGTVITLLKGGIGMYFFPLTIPFILLFFLVLAVLVVMIEIGIISYAYEKAGVNSRYILILLFLSLIGSYINIPIMEIPGERFIENKVVNFFGMRYVIPTLVSTGRTVIAINVGGAVVPILISLYLLIKNLHLLLQSGIAVLIMTMVVHWIARPVPGVGIAVPMFLPPLLAAFLAYLLAPQNAPPIAYIAGSLGSLIGADLLNLHVIPRLGAPIASIGGAGRFDGIFLTGIIAVLLA from the coding sequence ATGGAGAAATATCCCCATCGGTTACCCATCATTTCATTGACTTATTTAACCGAGTTAATCCAGGCTAAGGTACTTGACCCTTCAAAGGTACCCGGTACCGTGATAACTCTTCTAAAAGGAGGCATCGGTATGTATTTCTTCCCCCTTACCATTCCCTTTATCCTGTTGTTCTTTCTGGTTTTGGCCGTTCTTGTAGTTATGATCGAAATAGGAATCATCAGCTATGCCTATGAGAAGGCCGGCGTTAATTCCAGGTATATTCTGATTTTACTGTTTTTATCCTTGATAGGGAGTTACATCAACATCCCCATCATGGAAATTCCCGGGGAACGATTTATCGAAAACAAGGTGGTTAATTTCTTCGGTATGCGATATGTTATTCCTACCCTTGTAAGCACGGGAAGGACGGTTATTGCCATCAATGTAGGAGGAGCTGTGGTTCCCATTCTGATTTCACTCTACCTTTTAATTAAAAATCTGCATCTGTTGCTCCAGAGCGGTATCGCCGTTTTAATTATGACGATGGTAGTCCATTGGATAGCCCGGCCGGTACCGGGTGTAGGGATAGCCGTACCCATGTTTCTTCCCCCTCTTTTAGCTGCATTCCTGGCCTATCTCCTTGCCCCGCAAAATGCACCGCCGATAGCCTATATTGCTGGAAGTCTGGGTAGTTTGATTGGTGCCGATTTGCTTAATCTACATGTTATTCCCCGTTTAGGGGCCCCCATCGCTTCCATTGGGGGTGCAGGCCGATTCGATGGGATATTCCTCACGGGGATCATTGCCGTTCTATTGGCATGA
- a CDS encoding histidine kinase dimerization/phosphoacceptor domain -containing protein — MITRKLAIKWSFILAIFLIVSLITLFIFTSTFIWQTATERTQEKFEKGFIRLEAMFERILQENLERALFLSQDEEKLLQPLQQKNYLQLQRNLETELKKRVAINLMLITDNEGHLVTQVPGDSIFGLSEPFKDTDLMEFIEQALKGEAARRILISPSDFVLAVAVPIKIGNQIIGTCLIGSRITPQVIESYSRIIGLGIGIYFRGSKVLGSYKGLASLPDSLTFDTFQTFLIDQEKFDVAFKQAMRYSQPGSWILAGILPYHEREAMVRNEQKVLLMLIVGIHLILIGLIFFGFRSLVRPILRLTEASREIARGKWQGRVPETSRRDEIGELARSFEQMILQRKQVEDSLIEQTREMHHRIKNNLQMISSLLQLQLRRKNIQDPEALIRSTLERIQNIALTHEFLSCREKDSIHALDLLGRIGEACLKTLVQSNQTIEISVTGQDILMNSTTALPLAFITHELVVNAIKHGFKNRDKGLIQIHLIPEGSRVILRIQDDGQGLPEESPASQDFYNLGLQLVQRFVSRDLKGTFHLSKNLSQGTTAQIVFEP; from the coding sequence ATGATTACAAGAAAACTGGCCATAAAGTGGAGTTTCATCCTGGCTATCTTTCTCATTGTAAGTCTCATAACGCTTTTTATATTCACTTCGACCTTCATCTGGCAAACGGCGACAGAAAGAACCCAAGAAAAGTTTGAAAAAGGATTTATACGACTGGAAGCTATGTTTGAAAGAATCCTCCAGGAAAATCTGGAGCGGGCCTTATTTCTCAGCCAGGATGAGGAAAAACTCCTTCAACCTTTACAACAAAAAAATTACCTACAACTTCAAAGGAATCTGGAAACCGAACTGAAAAAGCGGGTAGCAATTAATCTTATGCTCATAACAGATAACGAGGGTCATCTGGTTACCCAGGTACCTGGAGACTCGATTTTCGGATTATCGGAACCTTTCAAGGATACCGACCTGATGGAATTTATAGAACAAGCCTTAAAAGGAGAGGCAGCTCGTCGGATCCTGATCTCACCGTCTGATTTTGTATTGGCCGTAGCTGTCCCGATTAAAATTGGTAATCAGATCATAGGAACCTGTTTGATAGGAAGTCGGATTACCCCCCAGGTTATAGAAAGCTATAGTCGTATCATTGGATTAGGAATTGGCATCTACTTCCGGGGTTCCAAGGTGCTAGGTTCTTATAAAGGCCTTGCCAGTCTACCGGATTCCCTTACCTTTGATACTTTTCAAACCTTCCTTATCGATCAGGAAAAATTCGATGTGGCGTTTAAACAGGCAATGCGTTATTCTCAGCCAGGTTCCTGGATTCTGGCAGGAATTCTTCCCTATCACGAGCGAGAAGCCATGGTGAGGAATGAACAGAAAGTACTCTTGATGCTGATAGTGGGGATCCATTTGATCCTCATAGGATTAATTTTCTTTGGTTTTCGAAGTCTGGTTCGACCTATCCTCCGCTTAACAGAGGCTTCTCGGGAGATAGCTCGGGGGAAATGGCAGGGGAGAGTACCTGAAACTTCTCGAAGGGATGAAATCGGAGAACTGGCCCGTTCTTTTGAACAAATGATCCTTCAACGAAAACAGGTTGAAGACAGCTTGATAGAACAAACCCGGGAAATGCACCATCGGATCAAAAACAATCTTCAGATGATTAGCAGTTTATTACAACTTCAGCTACGACGTAAAAACATCCAGGATCCCGAAGCCCTTATCCGATCCACCTTGGAACGTATTCAAAATATTGCCTTAACCCATGAGTTCCTCTCCTGTAGGGAAAAGGATTCCATCCATGCCCTGGATTTGCTTGGTCGAATTGGAGAAGCCTGCCTTAAGACCCTGGTCCAATCCAATCAAACGATCGAAATCTCCGTAACAGGTCAAGACATCTTGATGAATTCGACGACCGCTCTCCCCCTGGCTTTTATCACCCATGAGTTGGTGGTTAATGCGATTAAGCATGGATTTAAAAATCGGGATAAGGGTTTGATTCAAATACACTTGATCCCAGAAGGTAGCCGGGTTATTTTACGAATCCAGGATGATGGACAGGGTCTTCCCGAAGAAAGTCCCGCCTCCCAGGATTTCTATAACCTGGGACTACAATTGGTCCAACGATTTGTGAGCCGGGATCTAAAAGGGACTTTTCATTTAAGTAAAAACCTTTCCCAAGGAACCACGGCGCAAATCGTATTCGAACCTTAA
- a CDS encoding response regulator, translated as MPEPLRVLIAEDDTVIAMDLREALESLGHRVIGEASTGVEALRLARELKPDLLLLDIKMPELDGIEAATRILAEYPLAIIMLTAYTDEVLIQRAEKAGALAYLVKPIQEEALKPAIRVAMARFRELQALRTEVSNLKEALEARKLIERAKGILMEKLGISEAEAMKRLQEQSRNHRKKLVEIAKAILMAQDLLA; from the coding sequence ATGCCTGAACCATTACGGGTTTTGATTGCAGAAGATGATACGGTGATTGCTATGGATCTCCGAGAAGCCCTGGAATCCCTGGGGCATCGGGTAATCGGAGAGGCTTCAACGGGAGTGGAAGCCCTTCGACTGGCTCGAGAACTGAAACCGGATCTCCTTCTGTTGGATATTAAGATGCCGGAACTGGATGGAATAGAAGCTGCTACCAGAATTCTGGCAGAATATCCCCTTGCCATTATCATGCTTACGGCCTATACCGATGAGGTTTTGATCCAACGGGCAGAAAAAGCCGGGGCTTTAGCGTACTTGGTTAAACCTATCCAGGAGGAAGCTCTAAAACCAGCTATTCGCGTAGCCATGGCTCGATTCAGAGAACTTCAGGCACTCCGTACCGAGGTCAGTAACTTGAAGGAAGCCCTTGAAGCCAGAAAACTCATCGAACGCGCCAAAGGAATTTTGATGGAAAAGTTGGGTATATCCGAAGCTGAGGCTATGAAGCGGCTGCAAGAGCAGAGCCGTAACCATCGTAAGAAACTGGTCGAAATAGCTAAGGCCATCCTCATGGCTCAAGATCTATTGGCTTAA
- a CDS encoding aliphatic sulfonate ABC transporter substrate-binding protein — protein MNSKTVRMVAESLGGIVLIVGLILLTLYLSPAESGEKVKIRVGHFPNITHAQAVIGHGLSRKGEGWFEQRLGPEYSLEWFTYNAGPSAMEAIFARTVDFTYVGPNPAINAYIKSKGEDIRIIAGAASGGAAFVVQPDGRIKTDADLKGKKIATPQLGNTQDVAARAYLLSKGYKVTPSGGDVYVIPTQNPDQLALFLKGEVDGVWTVEPWVTRLLVEGKGVIYLEEKDLWKDGKYVTTHLVTSVQFLKDHRDILKKWIAAHIELTQWINQNPDEAKKILNEEIAVETGKSLSPQILEGSFARLELTYNPIRDSLFKAAEDAFKIGFLGKEKPDLSRIYDLSILNEVLREKGLPEIP, from the coding sequence ATGAATTCTAAAACAGTCAGGATGGTAGCAGAGAGTTTAGGAGGAATTGTTCTCATCGTCGGGTTGATACTTCTAACCCTTTACCTATCCCCTGCGGAGTCAGGTGAAAAAGTAAAAATTCGGGTGGGACATTTTCCCAATATTACCCATGCCCAGGCAGTTATCGGCCATGGATTATCCCGAAAAGGGGAAGGGTGGTTTGAACAGAGATTAGGTCCGGAGTACTCCCTCGAGTGGTTCACTTACAATGCCGGTCCTTCGGCTATGGAAGCCATTTTTGCCCGGACTGTGGATTTTACCTATGTAGGTCCCAATCCGGCTATTAATGCCTATATAAAATCCAAAGGGGAGGACATTCGGATTATTGCCGGTGCAGCCAGTGGGGGAGCAGCTTTTGTGGTACAACCCGATGGAAGGATTAAGACCGATGCCGATCTTAAAGGCAAAAAAATTGCAACCCCTCAGCTTGGGAATACACAAGATGTAGCAGCAAGGGCCTATCTTCTCTCTAAAGGTTATAAAGTGACCCCCTCGGGAGGGGATGTATATGTTATACCCACTCAAAATCCAGACCAGCTGGCTTTGTTTCTCAAAGGAGAAGTAGATGGGGTTTGGACCGTAGAACCCTGGGTGACCCGTCTTTTGGTGGAAGGAAAAGGGGTCATTTACCTTGAAGAAAAGGATCTCTGGAAGGACGGAAAGTACGTAACCACCCATCTTGTGACCAGTGTTCAGTTTCTTAAAGATCATCGAGACATTCTTAAAAAATGGATTGCGGCCCATATAGAATTGACCCAATGGATCAACCAGAATCCGGACGAAGCCAAGAAAATCCTTAATGAGGAAATCGCCGTTGAAACCGGAAAATCTCTTTCGCCCCAGATATTGGAAGGATCCTTCGCACGTCTGGAACTAACCTATAATCCCATTAGGGATTCACTTTTTAAAGCTGCCGAGGATGCTTTTAAAATTGGTTTCCTGGGCAAAGAAAAACCGGATTTATCTCGGATTTATGATCTCTCTATTTTAAATGAAGTTTTGAGAGAAAAAGGGCTGCCGGAGATTCCCTAA
- a CDS encoding ABC transporter ATP-binding protein: protein MSSLVKNQLLREETPPKLMIDGITKSFQTKAGRTQALEEVSLSLKEGEFVCLVGPSGCGKSTLLNIIAGLEKPDSGTILVDGKPVTGPGRDRGMMFQEPALFPWLNVLGNVLFGLKLKPGLTQAECREVAEFYLQLVHLEQFKQAHIHELSGGMKQRVALARALAPNPRILLMDEPFTALDAMTREQLYTDLQEIWEKRRKTIVFVTHNVREACCLGDRVVIFSPRPGRICEEFQIHLKRPRDINDVELARYATEVTQALRTHMLSKAEV from the coding sequence TTGAGTAGCCTGGTAAAAAATCAGCTTTTAAGGGAGGAAACTCCTCCAAAGCTCATGATCGATGGGATAACAAAATCTTTCCAGACTAAGGCGGGTCGTACCCAGGCTTTAGAGGAGGTTTCTTTAAGTTTGAAAGAAGGAGAATTTGTCTGTCTGGTAGGTCCTTCAGGGTGTGGGAAATCGACCCTACTCAATATCATTGCCGGACTGGAGAAACCCGATTCCGGAACCATTCTGGTCGATGGAAAACCTGTGACAGGTCCAGGGAGGGATCGGGGGATGATGTTCCAGGAGCCGGCTCTTTTTCCCTGGTTAAATGTACTGGGAAATGTTTTATTCGGATTAAAGTTGAAACCCGGTTTGACCCAGGCGGAGTGTCGCGAGGTAGCCGAATTTTATCTCCAACTGGTTCATCTAGAACAGTTTAAGCAAGCCCACATCCATGAACTCTCGGGTGGGATGAAGCAACGGGTCGCTCTGGCACGAGCCCTGGCTCCTAATCCCAGGATTTTACTCATGGATGAACCCTTTACCGCCTTGGATGCCATGACCCGGGAACAGCTTTACACAGATCTCCAGGAAATTTGGGAGAAACGACGAAAAACTATTGTCTTTGTAACCCACAACGTTCGGGAGGCTTGTTGTTTAGGGGATCGGGTGGTTATTTTTTCCCCTCGACCGGGCCGGATCTGCGAGGAGTTTCAAATCCATTTGAAACGACCCCGAGATATCAACGACGTAGAACTGGCCCGCTATGCCACGGAAGTTACACAGGCTTTAAGAACCCATATGCTTAGCAAAGCGGAGGTGTAA
- a CDS encoding ABC transporter permease: MPRTLKMTGFFILLLLVWEWVYRMHIYSPVLFPSPIEVGRYIVEGFKDHSLLEGIYITLRRLLLGYSISVAIGIPLGLLLAQSPLLQDTLGALTLGLQNLPSICWTPLAILWIGQNETAILFIVVMGALGSIIISTQAGVQSVSPIYVRAARTMGSRGLHTYLKVSIPASLPAIVTGMKMGWSFAWRSLMAGEMILFTIGVSGLGHILHMGRELLDMPRVIGVMLIIIAIGLITDKALFGRWEAHIHERWGTSKA, translated from the coding sequence ATGCCAAGAACCTTAAAAATGACCGGCTTCTTTATTCTGCTCCTTCTGGTCTGGGAATGGGTCTACAGAATGCACATTTATTCTCCGGTTCTTTTTCCTTCTCCTATAGAGGTGGGACGATATATCGTCGAAGGGTTTAAGGACCATTCCCTCCTGGAGGGAATTTATATTACTCTACGTCGATTGCTACTGGGTTACTCAATCTCTGTGGCAATAGGAATTCCCCTGGGCCTACTGCTGGCACAATCTCCTCTTCTCCAAGATACCCTGGGAGCTTTAACCCTGGGATTACAAAATCTGCCCAGTATTTGCTGGACTCCTCTGGCCATTTTGTGGATCGGACAAAATGAAACGGCGATTCTGTTCATTGTGGTTATGGGAGCCCTGGGTTCAATTATTATTTCCACTCAAGCGGGAGTTCAAAGTGTTTCCCCTATTTATGTACGGGCCGCAAGAACCATGGGATCCCGAGGATTACACACCTATTTAAAGGTCAGCATTCCGGCCTCTCTTCCGGCCATTGTAACGGGTATGAAAATGGGATGGTCTTTTGCCTGGAGGTCTTTGATGGCCGGAGAAATGATTCTCTTCACCATCGGAGTTTCTGGCCTGGGTCATATCCTCCACATGGGACGTGAACTACTGGATATGCCCCGGGTGATAGGGGTTATGCTCATTATCATTGCCATTGGGTTAATAACCGATAAGGCCCTTTTTGGCCGCTGGGAAGCCCATATCCATGAGCGATGGGGAACTTCAAAGGCTTGA
- a CDS encoding TOBE domain-containing protein: MQISARNVLKGKVKSITHGLVNSEVIVELPGGTEIVSVITKTSAEKLGLTEGKEIYVVIKATHVMIATD, encoded by the coding sequence ATGCAAATCAGTGCCCGGAATGTCTTAAAAGGCAAAGTAAAAAGTATCACCCACGGCTTGGTAAATTCAGAGGTTATTGTTGAGTTACCCGGTGGAACCGAAATCGTTTCGGTAATCACCAAAACCTCAGCCGAAAAGTTAGGTTTAACCGAAGGCAAAGAAATCTATGTGGTTATTAAAGCAACCCATGTCATGATTGCCACAGACTGA
- a CDS encoding substrate-binding domain-containing protein produces MDARSEVWIEVQGKVILNNKMARLLKAIDESGSLRRAVDTCGLSYRNAWGLLREMEAASGIKFVHMRVGGRGGTHCFLTQQGKEWLSRYLTFQRNVENFIRDEFDKTFKCLRLATTSCSVSSGLLTALLPPFEKRFNIKVDVFPVGTRKALELASLGQVDAILVHTRKLEEHSVPLDYGVNRRDILYRQFVLVGPTQDPAQVRQARTAVEAFKRIADKQVPFLSRGDNSGTYLKEKEIWALAHINPQGDWYIKTGKQLSEILELAQERRAYLLAERNKFLALKELSDLDLLFEGDPILYNLYSIMAIDPVKHPQVNYVMAMTLIGWLTSQEQKTIQQFKNEGSRQFLFHPVLLSEVKS; encoded by the coding sequence ATGGATGCCAGATCCGAGGTCTGGATTGAAGTACAGGGTAAAGTCATTTTAAATAACAAAATGGCCAGGCTCCTAAAGGCCATTGATGAATCCGGTTCCTTAAGAAGGGCGGTAGATACCTGTGGACTATCCTATCGAAATGCCTGGGGGCTCTTACGTGAGATGGAAGCAGCCTCGGGAATTAAATTTGTACACATGCGGGTAGGTGGGAGGGGAGGGACCCATTGTTTTCTTACCCAGCAAGGGAAGGAGTGGCTTTCTAGGTATTTGACCTTCCAAAGAAACGTAGAGAATTTCATTCGGGACGAGTTTGATAAAACCTTCAAATGTTTACGACTGGCCACCACCAGTTGTTCTGTCAGTTCCGGATTATTAACGGCTTTGCTTCCCCCCTTTGAGAAACGATTTAATATCAAAGTGGATGTATTTCCCGTCGGCACAAGAAAAGCCTTAGAGTTAGCTTCCTTAGGACAGGTAGACGCCATTTTGGTTCATACCCGGAAATTAGAGGAACACTCCGTTCCTCTGGACTATGGAGTCAATCGACGGGATATCCTGTATAGACAGTTTGTTTTAGTAGGACCGACCCAGGATCCGGCTCAAGTCCGGCAGGCCCGAACTGCTGTAGAAGCCTTCAAACGTATAGCCGACAAACAGGTCCCCTTCCTCTCCCGGGGAGATAACTCCGGTACTTACCTCAAGGAGAAAGAAATCTGGGCCTTAGCCCACATAAACCCTCAAGGGGACTGGTATATAAAAACAGGAAAACAGCTCTCGGAGATCCTTGAGCTTGCTCAGGAGCGAAGGGCTTACCTCCTTGCAGAGCGAAACAAATTCCTGGCTTTGAAAGAATTGTCTGATCTGGACCTCCTCTTTGAAGGAGATCCCATCCTTTACAATCTCTACAGTATCATGGCCATTGACCCTGTCAAACACCCTCAGGTCAATTACGTAATGGCCATGACTTTGATCGGCTGGTTGACTTCTCAAGAACAAAAAACTATTCAACAATTCAAGAATGAAGGATCCCGGCAATTTCTATTCCACCCGGTGCTTCTCTCTGAAGTAAAGAGTTAG
- the modA gene encoding molybdate ABC transporter substrate-binding protein, which translates to MKKLNVFLGFLISLIILSNVFGTVSLAQDKITVYVAASLTNALKELATLYEQRMGVKIQTSFASSSVLAKQIEAGAPADIFISADLEWMDYLEGKNKIEPKSRRNLLSNSLVVIAPKGKAFALKMEKGFNFAEAFHGKLAMGDPDHVPAGKYGKEALIYMGWWDALTPRIVRGENVRAALAFVERGEADAGIVYATDAKQSDKVEVLGTFPEESHKPITYPAALIQGAGSSAKAFLDFLSSEQAGNIFTKYGFIVLKH; encoded by the coding sequence ATGAAAAAACTAAATGTCTTCCTGGGTTTTCTAATTAGTCTCATCATCTTGAGTAATGTTTTTGGAACCGTCAGCCTGGCTCAAGACAAAATAACCGTTTACGTGGCCGCCAGCCTCACCAATGCCCTTAAAGAGCTTGCAACCCTCTATGAACAGAGGATGGGAGTAAAAATTCAGACTTCCTTTGCCTCGTCATCTGTCTTAGCCAAACAGATTGAAGCCGGAGCTCCCGCAGACATTTTCATATCCGCCGATCTTGAGTGGATGGATTATTTAGAGGGAAAAAACAAAATCGAACCGAAGAGCCGCCGGAATTTGTTGAGTAATTCCCTTGTAGTGATTGCTCCTAAGGGTAAAGCCTTTGCCCTTAAAATGGAAAAGGGTTTTAACTTCGCTGAAGCTTTTCACGGTAAATTGGCCATGGGAGATCCGGATCATGTACCGGCCGGGAAGTATGGAAAAGAAGCGCTGATTTATATGGGATGGTGGGACGCCCTTACTCCAAGGATCGTAAGGGGGGAAAATGTTCGTGCAGCTTTAGCCTTTGTAGAGCGCGGAGAAGCTGATGCAGGGATTGTGTATGCAACCGATGCTAAACAGTCTGATAAAGTCGAAGTCCTGGGAACTTTTCCCGAGGAGAGCCATAAACCGATTACCTATCCTGCCGCATTGATACAGGGTGCCGGAAGCTCGGCTAAAGCGTTTTTAGATTTTCTTTCCTCCGAACAGGCCGGAAATATTTTTACCAAATACGGTTTTATCGTCTTAAAACATTAG
- the modB gene encoding molybdate ABC transporter permease subunit, producing MNFSLFPLTPEEVSAIWLSIKVGFWCAGITSIPGVICGWLLAKKNFFGKSLLDGFFHLSLVLPPVVVGYLLLLTFGNQGFLGKWLREMLGISIAFTWKGAVLASAVMGFPLMVRSVRLSMELVEPKLEEAARTLGAGPLWVFFTVTLPLAFPGILVGLILSFARSLGEFGATITFVSNIVGETQTLPLAIYTYTQTPQGDKPALRLVILSLTLAFMALMTSEILAKRVEKLLGR from the coding sequence ATGAATTTCTCCTTGTTTCCACTCACACCTGAAGAAGTCTCTGCGATTTGGCTTTCTATTAAAGTAGGGTTCTGGTGTGCAGGGATCACTTCCATTCCGGGCGTGATCTGCGGTTGGCTTTTGGCTAAAAAGAATTTTTTCGGAAAATCCCTGCTGGACGGATTTTTTCATTTATCCTTGGTTCTCCCTCCCGTTGTAGTGGGATATCTTTTGCTTTTAACCTTCGGCAATCAAGGGTTTTTAGGTAAATGGCTTCGAGAAATGCTGGGTATTTCCATTGCTTTTACCTGGAAGGGAGCCGTATTAGCTTCCGCGGTTATGGGATTTCCTCTTATGGTTCGCTCGGTCCGCCTCTCTATGGAACTGGTGGAACCAAAGCTAGAAGAAGCTGCCCGTACCCTCGGAGCCGGACCTTTATGGGTTTTTTTTACCGTCACCCTACCCCTTGCGTTTCCAGGAATCCTGGTCGGTCTGATTCTCTCTTTTGCTCGAAGTTTGGGAGAATTTGGGGCTACCATTACCTTTGTATCCAACATTGTAGGAGAAACGCAGACGCTACCTTTAGCCATCTATACCTATACCCAAACCCCCCAGGGGGATAAGCCTGCCCTTCGTCTGGTGATCTTGTCCCTGACTCTGGCCTTCATGGCTTTGATGACCAGTGAAATACTGGCCAAAAGGGTTGAAAAATTACTGGGAAGGTAG